In Setaria italica strain Yugu1 chromosome IX, Setaria_italica_v2.0, whole genome shotgun sequence, the genomic stretch AGGTATAAGCAATTATCAGCCTATTCCAGGAGAAAGCCACAGATCACAGCCTACTATAGGGTGAAGGCCTGCCAACTATTTACTCAAATGGTAGTGGAAGGAACAACTTGCTATTGGTGGGGAGAAAAACAGAAGCCACAGATCGTCTGGCCTGCTcctacgtactccctccgttccaaattataagtgattccaactttcttggagagtcaaatataaaaatatttgaccaaaattatagagaaaattacaaaaatttatggcaccgaatagatatactatgaaaatatatttaatgaagaaactaatggtacctatttgatatcatgaatgttagcactttattgtataaatttggtcaaacttgagatactttgactctccaaaaaagttgaaatgacttataatttggaacggagggagtagtacttATTCCTTACACTATTGTGCAATGCTATAGTTATTCATTCGTTCCACACACCAACAATAATTGCTTCTATCTCTGCCCTCTCCAAAACCGAGTTATGAGGCCCATGGGTCAAAATGGCCATGTGGTCACTCCACCAAAGGTAGCATGTATGGGAGTCCAAACTGCTAGCCAACTTAAATAGTCAGGGTTAGAAAGCATTGCAACCTTGAGTTAACCTTTTTACGTGAAGCGAGGATAAAAGCATAAGCAGGTTCCAATGTAGGTGAGGTCCACTCAGCGTGCAGAGTGGGCATAAGCCGTTTTTCTGGACTGGGTCGTTACATTTGGTACCAGAGCAGGCTCTCGCCGTGTCACAGGCTCAGGCGGGTCAAGTGCGCGGGCATGGTGTGCATGACGCGTGGGTTCTGTGTGGACACGATATGGCACATGCACCGGCATTGGATGTACGGACGTGGCTGGGAGAGTAGGTCCTGGACAATTGTCCTGTATGGGTAGGTTGGTTCGATAGCTCGACGAGTacgtcgagtccttagggtggGAGTGTTGTGAGACCCATGGGCCAAAATAGCTATGTGGTTACTCCACCAAAAGTAGGATATATGGGATAGTCTCAAACTGCTACCCAAGTGAGAGATAGACCAACTTAAATAGCTAGTGTTAGGAAGCATTGCAACCTTaagttaacccttttacacgaaacGGGGACGAAAGCGTAAGCAGGTTGCAGTGTTGGTGTGACCACTCAACATGCAAAGTGGGCATGAGCCGTTTTCTTAAGCTAGGTCGTTATACAAGTTATTGCTTCCGCTTACGTGACAGAAGTTCCCCCGGCTAGTCCTGCTGACCCAGCAGGCCGATAGCATATTGATTGCTCCATGGCTTTTCCCGCTCCTGTGGTTTCATATTACACGTGTCTCACGTAATCAGATACCGATTCAATTACTTGATATTCATTTTATAAATATGTTTGGATTAAATTCAAATTATCTTCTCTAAATAAATACTACAACTGTTTGTCGTTTCCGTGCAGGGTGGTCGGCTGAGTCAGAACCGAACGCGAAGTTCAAGTTGGTGATGACTTGTAACTTGGTGAAGCGCGTGGTTTGCGTGTATCAAtcatggtgatgtcctcatcatccttccCTTCTTGAATTAGAGTCGTCCTCAACTCCATCCCATCATCCATCTCCTACAAAAGGTTAGTGACAAAGCAATGTGCAAGACAAAGGATGGTATGGCAAGGTGCATCATGATCAAAATGTCCGGCAACATTAGAATTGGTTGACAGAAAAGCACATTCTTTTAATTTATTTCATTCTTCGTAGCACAAGGTGAATCTAATGCATGTGCGGTCTTATCAATTTCAGCAAGCCGTTTATTATGTTTACTAATGTCTACAGGTGATATTCTTATGCATAAAAGTATATTTATTAGTTCTACCATGGTGTATAGTATTAGGTGCAGCGTTGTTGTGCCCCTTTGGATATGTCCAGTGTTATTATAATAGCCTTTGATTTGTTGGATTTACGATCTAAGAACACGATAATAGTACCCCTATCAGAAGAGCTTGATCGATGCAGATGACTACAGTAGTTAGAATGCTAAAACTGATGGGAGGTAAATGGTTGCAGGGATCCAAATATATTTCCAGAATGAATAAGCTGATAGTTTACATTTTCTAACCACCATAGGAACCTAATGAGACGGTTCATGCAAGAACACAGCAGGACCTGCCAAATTCCAAGATTACTTTATGAAGGAGACCAATTTTATGCAAGTAAAATGATATTAGGTAACCGCAATCTCGTTGGTAGTGTCGATAGACAGAGCCACGCGCCCACGGTGATGAACTTGAGCATGTGATGGCTGATGAACTGATTGTGGACGTGCAGGAGCTCTCGCAACATGTTTGAACCATGTCGTACGAGGCTGACGCTACCGTAGCCTCTGCCCGCGCCCGGATGCAGGAACGCCAGCATATCCTTGAGCGGTCGCATATCCGCGTTGGGCTGTTGACATCGAGATGCTCCACGAAAGCCACGGCTGGCACCCCGCACGCGGTCGGCGGAGAGCTCATCGCTCATCTCCCTGTCACTCGTCCGTTGTGGCTTTATCCTTGGCACGCAAATCACGAGCTGTCAACCGGGGGCTTCGCCACTGGTGCAATGGAGCTCCAGGAGGCGAGGGCCGGGCTGCGACGGAGGGCAAGCGGAGGCAACTGGAGCGTGGTGCCGTCGTGCCGTTGCTCCCTCCAACGTCGCCTTGCCTGTCGCAGATGATGCCTAGCAGGCAGAGTCGGCGGGACAGACGGAGGGCGGAGACCAGTTGGTGCAGAGGTAGGCATATGATGCTGAGCGTGGCGTCTGTTGGGAGGCTCAAGAACGCTCTGGAAACGCTAGCAACAGAGCAAAAGACCGCAGTAGGATGGACCGGTCAAAATGGACAAATGAGGTGCCAGAGTCCATGGGGCAGCTTTCGTTATTGTTATTGTGTTTGATTGGTTGTATCATTTAATTCATATATGAAATGatttaaaataataatgattcttttgtttggttgggtgaattggatcAACTCATTCAGGATGagaccatcccacttaatacattattctactaatcagagtgaaccatatgttacaagtaaattggttgaaccaccccatccaggatcatccatgcatgcatcatgtaatgcatgcaaccaaacacactctaACAGATGGGTGAGCGTCCTAACCCCAGCCACCATGTAATTGTGCCCGGCCGATCCGGTCATCACAAAACAAAGCAAGCCAAGCGTTGTCTGATCGCATCGCGTCATCACATCTCAGACCCTTCAGGCTCGCTTCCCTCCAGAACCAGCGCCTTCCACTTCTccgcagcggcgccggcgcgcacgAACTCCACGAACTCGTCCAGGCTCCGGTCGGAGCTGCCGccgggcgccaccgccgctcgaGCCCTGTCCCTCCACTTCCCGGCCGTCTCCCTCATCGCGGCTGCGCCCTCGCCCTCGTCCATGACGGCGCGCACGCACCGCTCCACCTCCCCGCGCGGGAACACCCCCGCGGCGTcgtcgcggcgcgcgcgcgcgccggcgccccAGGCGGCCTCGACGTACCGCGCGTTGGTGGGCTGGTCGGACCACAGCCCCAGCGCCACCATCGGCACGCCGAAGCCGAGCGCCTCCAGCGTCGAGTTCCAGCCGCAGTGGGTCACGAAGCAGCCCACGGCAGGGTGCGCCAGCACGTCCAGCTGCGGGCACCAGCGCACGACCATCGCGGCGCCCGACGCCGCGGGGTCGTCGAGGAGGTGCCGCGGGAGGTCGTGCTCCTCGGTGGCCCGCACCACCCAGAGGAACggcttgccggcggcgaggaggccgcggGCGAGCTCCTCCGCCTGGGCGGCGCCGAGGGACGCGAAGCTGCCGAAGGAGACGTAGGCCACGGAGCCGGGGGCCTTGGTGTCCAGCCACTTGATGCAGGCGTCCTCCGGGTTCAGCAGGTTGGCGCCGTAGGTGATCCGGCCGGTGGCGCCGGTGCCAGCGGCCGGCAGCGGCACGCACGGACCGATGGCTCGGGCCTTCATGTAGTTTGTCAGTCCAGCCAAGACCTAGGCACAGGAAGAAGCGGTCGAGATGATTAGTccggttcaaagaaaaaattaAACTTGCTCCGAATCTCTCATCGTGCCGCACATATATATGCTCTGAAATGAAATTCATCTGGCGGTACCAGGTAGGAAATCAGTCTTactaaaaaattaagaaaaaatctACTTTACTATCATCATCAATTCAGTTTAATAAAAGTTATGCTCGATTTGTTTCCTgaactatttttctttttttatttcactaTGTACAAATtcttttaagttcaaattttatgAGAGGACGTAATTAATGCCCTGTGTTAAAAAATGTATTAAGAGTTTTATGATTATTTTTATAGGTTCGGAAcatttaatatgaaattgattTTAGAGATACCAACTTGCCCGAAttgtaataaaaaaaatctgatgtgtttattaaaaaattaaatagaCAAAGTGAATGGATAAGGAAGCATTTTTAGTTTACATGATTTTGAATTTATTAGTCATAAAAAACGCACTTCATATATCTATATGAAATGTGTTTTGTGTATGACTAATAAATTCTAAGAAACCTGTAAACCAAAATGCTTCCAAATCCGCACTCACCTCGCTCTCCAGCTCTTCGAATGAATTGAACAGCACCCAGTCATCTTTCCCCTCTTGAGCGAACTGTTTGAGCGCGCTCTCGGCGATCATTGGGTACGGCCCATCGCCAAACACGGACGACGGGAACTCCGACCTCTCCATCTCCGGCAGCCCCTCGAGGGCCTTGCTCCGGGGtacgccaccaccaccgtcgccgccgtccgcggcctgcggcggcggcacggcgagcCTCCCCTGGTTGAAGTGGTAGTACACGGCGCTGACCGCGCACGACTGCGTGGAGAAGGGCACGGCGGGGAGGCCCATCCGCCGCGCCACGGGCGGCACCCACTGCTCGTACGAGTCGTACACGACGCACGTGAagcgctgctgcgccgccgccgacggcgacgacgacgcgcgcTCCTCGATGAGCGCCGCCAGCGACTCGGACATGGCGGCCGTCTGCTTCTCCAGGTACTCGCCGACGCTGGCTGCCGACGCGAACCCGCCCTCGTCGTGCCCGTCGGAGACGGCCTCgaccgccgccgggcgcgcgtCCACGGCGGATGTCCGCGCGATGAAGCGGGTGGTGACGAGCGTGGTGGCCACGCCCTTGGACGCCAGGCACTTGGCGAACTGCACCATGGGGTTCATGTGGCCCTGGGCCGGGAACGGCACGACGAGGACATGCGCcatggcggctgctgctgctgcttctctcCCTCGCAACAATGGGTAGGGGAGACGGGGATTCCAAGATAGAGCGAATGTTACCAGGGGGCGGAGGCCCGGCGACGATCACCCCGCATAACATGTGACGGCCGataggcacactctcgtgccctttcgtaaaaaaaaaaaaaacatgtgacGGCCGGGCAAACTTGCCGGATGCGTTTTCCCAGTTGTACAAGCTAGCGACACCTTTTGTCAGTGTGTGTGCTGGAGTACACCATTACGGTCAGTAACTGTTGTCCATAGTAGCCACGCTACGTGGATGAAACATGAGGAAAGCTCTCGCCTACGACTGAGACTACGAGGAGTGCATGAGCTGGGCCCCATTTGAACCTGGCCTGCATCGATCGACGGCCACTCTGCTGATTAGAGATTTGGCTATGCTTTGGCTTGGAAGGAATCTGAAAACGTGTGAAACGCCATGCTGATCTGGATTCATATGTGTATATGCTATGGATATTTTGAATttagccttgtttagttcccaatttgagagtggcaaaattagcattttgccataaatgcgcaactgtagcatttcgtttgtatttgtgaattattatccaaacattgactaattattaggctcaaaagattcgtctcacaaagtacaacaaaactgtgcaattagtttttgatttcg encodes the following:
- the LOC101783925 gene encoding indole-3-acetate beta-glucosyltransferase, which gives rise to MAHVLVVPFPAQGHMNPMVQFAKCLASKGVATTLVTTRFIARTSAVDARPAAVEAVSDGHDEGGFASAASVGEYLEKQTAAMSESLAALIEERASSSPSAAAQQRFTCVVYDSYEQWVPPVARRMGLPAVPFSTQSCAVSAVYYHFNQGRLAVPPPQAADGGDGGGGVPRSKALEGLPEMERSEFPSSVFGDGPYPMIAESALKQFAQEGKDDWVLFNSFEELESEVLAGLTNYMKARAIGPCVPLPAAGTGATGRITYGANLLNPEDACIKWLDTKAPGSVAYVSFGSFASLGAAQAEELARGLLAAGKPFLWVVRATEEHDLPRHLLDDPAASGAAMVVRWCPQLDVLAHPAVGCFVTHCGWNSTLEALGFGVPMVALGLWSDQPTNARYVEAAWGAGARARRDDAAGVFPRGEVERCVRAVMDEGEGAAAMRETAGKWRDRARAAVAPGGSSDRSLDEFVEFVRAGAAAEKWKALVLEGSEPEGSEM